From a single Gammaproteobacteria bacterium genomic region:
- a CDS encoding M20/M25/M40 family metallo-hydrolase, translating to MRLLIFGTLLLGITGQTLADTSPHDWHQKLQTIADVVDAKRIQQDVVQLVNFGTRHTLSQANHPTRGIGAARRWLARQFQNIAAECGGCLKVETVSATVQGRRIPTPTEVVNVLAILPGTKDPKRVVMMTGDIDSRASDVMDAESDAPGANDNASGLAAVLEAARVLSKHRFGATIVFAGLSGEEQGLYGGKILAQAAKQRGWRIEAVINNDMIGNIEGIDGVIDNTVARIFSEGTRADETPEMARYRRFHGGEVDSPSRNLARYVDRLADQYLSNLDTWLIYRLDRFGRGGHHRPFNDAGFPAIRLMEAHEHYHRQHQNVRTENGVAYGDVVSGVNFDYAAKLTRLNTITLASLAWAPAPPINVTLVGAVTANTTLCWQPHADDKTKVAKYRIYWRRTDQPQWQYMREVGTRTQWTLNNIIIDNYYFGVSAVSNNGFESPIVFPGPIGAFTPWSAIDCSPKN from the coding sequence ATGCGATTACTCATTTTCGGAACATTACTTTTGGGCATCACTGGCCAGACCTTGGCGGACACATCCCCCCACGATTGGCACCAAAAACTGCAAACCATTGCCGACGTGGTCGACGCTAAGCGAATACAACAAGACGTTGTCCAATTGGTCAATTTTGGTACGCGACACACATTGAGCCAAGCCAACCATCCAACGCGCGGCATTGGGGCGGCACGTCGATGGTTGGCGCGACAGTTTCAGAACATCGCCGCTGAATGCGGCGGTTGCCTGAAAGTTGAAACTGTCAGCGCCACGGTGCAAGGCCGCCGCATTCCGACACCAACCGAAGTGGTCAATGTGCTTGCCATACTGCCAGGCACCAAAGATCCCAAGCGGGTGGTCATGATGACAGGTGACATTGATTCCCGTGCCAGCGATGTGATGGACGCCGAGTCGGATGCACCCGGCGCCAATGACAACGCCTCCGGGCTTGCCGCAGTGCTCGAGGCCGCGCGTGTGCTTTCAAAGCACAGATTCGGCGCAACCATCGTGTTTGCTGGTCTTTCCGGCGAAGAGCAGGGACTTTATGGAGGCAAAATCCTTGCCCAAGCAGCCAAGCAGCGAGGTTGGCGAATAGAGGCTGTCATCAATAACGATATGATCGGCAATATTGAAGGCATCGATGGTGTCATCGACAACACCGTCGCCCGGATTTTTTCCGAAGGCACGCGTGCCGACGAAACGCCTGAAATGGCTCGCTATCGGCGTTTTCATGGCGGGGAAGTTGATTCACCTTCTCGTAACCTGGCGCGCTATGTGGATCGACTGGCCGATCAATATCTTAGCAACCTGGACACATGGCTGATTTATCGCCTCGACCGGTTCGGACGGGGTGGCCATCACCGCCCATTCAATGATGCGGGCTTCCCAGCCATCCGGCTGATGGAGGCGCACGAGCATTACCACCGCCAACATCAAAATGTGCGTACGGAAAACGGCGTCGCCTATGGCGATGTCGTCAGCGGCGTCAATTTCGACTACGCAGCCAAGCTCACTCGGCTGAATACCATCACACTCGCCTCATTGGCTTGGGCCCCAGCCCCGCCCATCAACGTGACCCTCGTTGGCGCGGTGACCGCCAATACCACATTGTGTTGGCAACCCCACGCCGATGACAAAACAAAAGTGGCCAAATATCGGATTTATTGGCGCCGTACTGATCAGCCGCAATGGCAGTACATGCGTGAAGTCGGCACGCGCACGCAATGGACGCTTAACAACATCATCATTGACAACTATTATTTTGGCGTGAGTGCCGTGAGCAACAATGGGTTCGAGTCGCCCATCGTGTTCCCTGGGCCTATCGGCGCATTTACGCCATGGTCAGCCATCGACTGCAGCCCGAAAAATTAA
- the msrB gene encoding peptide-methionine (R)-S-oxide reductase — protein sequence MNNKKMTELERWVCFEKGTEPPFQNAYWNFFEPGDYLCRNCAQPLFSSTSKFDSGCGWPSFDRPIEAQAVTEHLDTSHGMRRTEVRCANCHIHLGHVFDDGPTETGRRYCINSAALIFRAAVDG from the coding sequence ATGAATAACAAAAAGATGACCGAGTTAGAACGGTGGGTGTGTTTTGAAAAGGGCACAGAACCCCCTTTTCAGAATGCTTACTGGAATTTTTTTGAACCGGGAGACTACCTTTGTCGAAATTGTGCGCAGCCACTATTTTCCAGCACATCGAAATTTGATAGCGGCTGCGGTTGGCCAAGTTTCGATCGCCCGATCGAGGCGCAAGCCGTGACGGAGCATTTGGACACCAGTCATGGCATGCGGCGGACGGAGGTGCGTTGCGCTAACTGTCATATTCATCTCGGCCATGTTTTTGATGACGGTCCGACCGAGACCGGGCGGCGCTATTGCATCAATTCTGCTGCCTTAATTTTTCGGGCTGCAGTCGATGGCTGA
- the aroQ gene encoding type II 3-dehydroquinate dehydratase, which translates to MKKRVLLLDGPNLNLLGQREPETYGDVTLQAIREQVAKELSPNIELHCYQSNHEGALVERIHQAASEHIDFIMLNPAGLTHTSVVMRDALLAVRIPFIELHLSNPHAREPFRHHSYFSDIALGVICGFKEDSYILAAKFIKKYLTS; encoded by the coding sequence ATGAAAAAACGCGTTCTTTTGCTTGATGGGCCAAACTTGAATCTGCTCGGTCAACGCGAACCGGAAACCTATGGTGACGTGACACTGCAAGCGATTCGCGAGCAAGTGGCCAAGGAGCTCAGTCCTAATATCGAGCTACATTGCTATCAAAGCAATCACGAAGGCGCGCTCGTTGAACGGATTCATCAGGCGGCAAGCGAGCACATAGACTTTATCATGCTGAACCCCGCCGGTTTGACGCATACCAGTGTGGTGATGCGAGATGCACTGCTCGCCGTCCGCATACCATTTATTGAATTGCACTTAAGCAATCCGCATGCCCGCGAGCCCTTTCGACACCATTCTTATTTTTCTGACATCGCCCTTGGCGTCATTTGCGGGTTTAAAGAAGATAGCTACATTTTAGCCGCAAAATTCATTAAAAAGTACCTCACTTCATGA
- a CDS encoding acetyl-CoA carboxylase biotin carboxyl carrier protein — MDIRKIKKLIELVEESGIAEIEIKEGEESVRISRAGTIQSVAVPQTSLPPMPASQPTAAPTAESAQAKDDDDTEMPSGHVVRSPMVGTFYRAPSPGAKPFVEVGDRVNVGDTLCIIEAMKMMNQIEADKAGVVKAILVENAQPVEFDEPLFIIE, encoded by the coding sequence ATGGACATACGGAAAATCAAAAAACTGATCGAACTGGTCGAAGAATCTGGTATCGCCGAAATTGAGATTAAAGAAGGTGAAGAATCCGTCCGAATCAGTCGGGCAGGCACCATTCAATCTGTCGCGGTGCCGCAAACCTCTTTGCCTCCGATGCCAGCCAGCCAGCCAACTGCGGCACCGACGGCCGAGTCAGCACAAGCCAAGGACGACGATGACACGGAGATGCCTTCCGGACACGTAGTGCGTTCGCCCATGGTCGGCACTTTTTATCGAGCCCCCTCTCCCGGCGCTAAACCGTTCGTCGAAGTCGGTGATCGGGTCAATGTCGGCGACACGCTGTGCATCATTGAAGCCATGAAAATGATGAACCAGATCGAGGCGGATAAAGCCGGTGTGGTCAAGGCCATTTTGGTCGAAAATGCACAACCTGTGGAATTCGACGAGCCACTGTTCATCATTGAATAG
- the accC gene encoding acetyl-CoA carboxylase biotin carboxylase subunit, with amino-acid sequence MLDKVVIANRGEIALRILRACRELGIKTVAVHSTADTDLMHVRLADESVCIGPPPATESYLNIPAIIAAAEVTDAVAIHPGYGFLAENADFAEQVERSGFRFIGPRPETIRLMGDKVSAIAAMKKAGVPCVPGSDGPLGDDDKENLAIAKRITYPVIIKAAGGGGGRGMRVVRSEKELIDAIATTRAEAKAAFGNDTVYMEKFLENPRHIEIQVLADMHGNAIYLGERDCSMQRRHQKVVEEAPAPGITEEMRRYIGERCVQACKEIGYVGAGTFEFLYEKGEFYFIEMNTRIQVEHPVTELVTGIDIVKEQLKVAEGQPLSYKQQDVRMRGHAIECRINAEDPHTFMPSPGKIERYHAPGGPGVRVDSHVYAGYRVPPYYDSMIGKIITHGETREVALARMQMALEELVITGIKTNIELQKRIMSDTNFQKGGVNIHYLEQNLSQHPEIIK; translated from the coding sequence ATGCTTGATAAAGTCGTGATTGCCAACCGTGGCGAAATTGCGCTTCGCATATTGCGCGCCTGCCGTGAACTGGGCATTAAAACAGTGGCTGTGCACAGCACCGCCGATACCGATCTCATGCATGTCCGACTGGCCGATGAGTCGGTTTGTATTGGACCGCCACCGGCAACAGAGAGTTACCTAAATATTCCCGCAATTATTGCAGCCGCCGAAGTGACCGACGCTGTGGCCATTCATCCAGGCTATGGATTTTTGGCGGAAAATGCTGATTTTGCTGAACAAGTCGAGCGCAGTGGTTTTCGCTTTATCGGACCGCGCCCGGAAACCATCCGACTTATGGGCGACAAGGTCTCTGCCATTGCCGCAATGAAAAAAGCCGGAGTCCCCTGTGTGCCCGGTTCCGATGGTCCCTTGGGTGATGATGACAAAGAAAACTTAGCCATTGCCAAGCGCATCACCTATCCCGTGATTATCAAAGCCGCGGGCGGCGGCGGTGGGCGAGGAATGCGGGTGGTTCGTTCTGAGAAAGAACTGATCGATGCCATTGCCACCACGCGAGCTGAAGCGAAAGCGGCGTTCGGCAATGACACCGTGTATATGGAAAAATTTCTTGAGAATCCCCGACATATCGAGATTCAAGTGCTTGCTGACATGCATGGCAACGCCATTTACCTCGGCGAACGCGATTGCTCAATGCAAAGACGTCATCAAAAAGTGGTGGAGGAAGCACCGGCGCCGGGCATCACCGAAGAAATGCGTCGCTACATCGGGGAACGTTGTGTGCAGGCGTGCAAGGAAATTGGCTATGTTGGTGCCGGAACGTTCGAATTTCTCTACGAAAAAGGCGAATTTTACTTTATTGAAATGAATACCCGTATCCAGGTCGAGCACCCGGTCACGGAGCTTGTCACTGGCATTGACATCGTTAAAGAACAACTCAAAGTCGCCGAAGGGCAACCATTATCGTACAAGCAACAGGATGTCCGCATGCGGGGGCACGCGATAGAATGTCGCATCAATGCCGAGGATCCCCACACGTTCATGCCTTCTCCGGGCAAAATTGAACGATATCACGCGCCGGGCGGTCCTGGCGTGCGAGTTGACTCGCATGTGTACGCCGGCTATCGAGTGCCGCCCTATTATGATTCCATGATTGGCAAAATCATCACGCACGGTGAAACCCGGGAAGTTGCCCTTGCGCGTATGCAGATGGCACTTGAAGAGCTCGTCATCACAGGCATCAAAACAAACATCGAATTACAAAAAAGGATTATGAGTGATACCAATTTTCAAAAAGGTGGCGTGAACATTCACTACCTGGAACAAAATCTCTCTCAGCATCCGGAGATAATTAAGTAA
- a CDS encoding 50S ribosomal protein L11 methyltransferase, giving the protein MEWRQLKIQTTVDHCEAIEAWLLDQGALSVTLLDAADQPILEPAPGETPLWAQVVLVALFDQEANLAGICREFQENWPEVAHNIATESLPDRVWETAWMDHFEPMRFGASLWIVPSWTTPPDPDAVNIFLDPGLAFGSGTHETTALCLEWLAAQSLTGKTVIDYGCGSGILGIAAAALGADHVLGLDIDPQAITASRDNAEKNNVLDKTTWQLLEPRHLPVLAPHDILLANILAEPLRTLAPVLAQGVRAGGQIALSGLLTTQSDEISQIYDAYFVMNPPVIKGDWALLTGCRRH; this is encoded by the coding sequence ATGGAATGGCGACAGCTCAAAATCCAGACCACCGTCGATCACTGTGAAGCCATTGAAGCTTGGTTACTCGACCAAGGCGCGCTTTCCGTGACGCTTCTGGACGCGGCCGATCAGCCCATTTTGGAACCTGCCCCAGGCGAAACACCTTTGTGGGCCCAAGTTGTGCTGGTCGCCCTTTTCGATCAAGAAGCCAATCTTGCCGGCATTTGTCGCGAATTCCAGGAAAACTGGCCTGAAGTTGCACATAACATTGCCACGGAATCACTTCCGGATCGTGTCTGGGAGACGGCTTGGATGGATCATTTCGAGCCCATGCGGTTTGGCGCGAGCCTGTGGATTGTCCCAAGTTGGACCACGCCTCCGGATCCGGACGCTGTGAATATTTTTCTCGACCCAGGACTGGCATTCGGATCAGGGACACACGAAACAACGGCGCTGTGCTTGGAATGGCTTGCCGCACAATCCCTGACCGGGAAAACAGTCATTGATTATGGTTGTGGCTCCGGGATTTTGGGGATTGCCGCGGCGGCGCTTGGTGCTGATCACGTGCTTGGCCTTGATATCGATCCGCAGGCCATCACCGCAAGTCGAGACAATGCTGAAAAAAATAATGTGCTCGACAAGACGACATGGCAATTGCTCGAGCCGCGCCATCTACCAGTGCTCGCGCCGCATGATATTTTGCTCGCCAATATTCTTGCTGAACCACTGCGAACACTGGCGCCAGTGTTGGCACAAGGAGTTCGTGCAGGGGGACAGATTGCCTTAAGTGGTCTATTGACAACGCAGAGCGATGAAATCAGCCAAATTTATGATGCCTATTTCGTGATGAACCCGCCTGTCATCAAAGGTGATTGGGCATTATTGACGGGTTGTCGTAGACACTAG